Proteins encoded in a region of the Metamycoplasma alkalescens genome:
- the rplK gene encoding 50S ribosomal protein L11, whose amino-acid sequence MAKEIVKKAKLQFNAGQAKPGPALAGVGINMPEFTKAFNDQTRDRGSEPVPVLITVYKDKSFDFKLFTSPTSYKLIQAAKAKKGSGIPNKEKVGSITLDQLKEIAEYKMPDMNANTIEAAMRQVAGTAKNMGITIEGYEEWLKGGAN is encoded by the coding sequence ATGGCAAAAGAAATCGTTAAAAAAGCCAAATTACAATTTAACGCTGGTCAAGCCAAACCAGGACCTGCTTTAGCTGGGGTTGGAATTAACATGCCAGAATTTACCAAAGCATTTAATGACCAAACAAGAGACCGGGGTTCAGAACCAGTTCCTGTTTTAATTACAGTGTATAAAGACAAATCATTTGATTTCAAATTATTTACCTCACCAACTTCATACAAACTAATCCAAGCTGCAAAAGCAAAAAAAGGTAGTGGAATTCCAAACAAAGAAAAAGTCGGATCAATTACTTTAGATCAACTAAAAGAAATTGCTGAATATAAAATGCCAGATATGAATGCAAATACAATTGAAGCAGCAATGCGTCAAGTTGCAGGTACAGCAAAAAACATGGGAATCACAATTGAAGGTTATGAAGAATGATTGAAGGGTGGTGCTAACTAA
- the eno gene encoding phosphopyruvate hydratase: protein MSKIKKIYAYEVLDSRGNPTVKVELQTKKAFAEALVPSGASTGSKEALELRDKNTQYENNWFGGKGVQTACDNINNKIAKLLVGVDVLKQEFIDNLMLEADGSETKSNFGANAILAVSLACAKAAAIETKKPLYKYLASLAKNDNNLFSLPVPMLNVINGGEHASNTIDFQEFMIMPLGAKTFKEAMQMANKVFHTLAKLLKKSGHGTQVGDEGGFAPNLHTHEEALDFLVKAIQEANFNPATKGEKAIAICLDAASSELYDPKTNKYVFKKFKQAILTKKPGFAKYAKSKYEFSSDELVKYYKKLVKKYPIISIEDSHAENDWDGFIKMQKELGSQIQLVGDDLIVTNPKYIQMAIDKKAINSSLIKINQIGSLTETIKAIKMSQEAGFVPVISHRSGETEDTFIADLAVAFNTNEIKTGSMSRTDRIAKYNRLLKIEDELKQKGVFLGEKAFSNLK, encoded by the coding sequence ATGTCTAAAATTAAAAAAATATATGCCTATGAGGTTTTGGATAGCCGTGGTAATCCAACAGTTAAAGTTGAATTACAAACTAAAAAAGCATTCGCTGAGGCATTAGTTCCATCTGGAGCTTCAACTGGGTCAAAAGAAGCCCTTGAGTTAAGAGATAAAAATACTCAATATGAAAATAATTGATTTGGCGGCAAAGGTGTGCAAACAGCTTGTGATAACATTAATAATAAAATTGCAAAATTACTAGTTGGTGTTGATGTTTTAAAACAAGAATTTATTGATAATTTAATGCTTGAAGCAGATGGTAGTGAAACAAAGTCAAACTTTGGAGCAAATGCAATTTTAGCAGTTTCATTAGCTTGTGCAAAAGCAGCGGCAATTGAAACAAAAAAACCACTTTATAAATATTTGGCTTCATTAGCAAAAAATGATAATAATCTATTTTCATTACCAGTACCAATGTTAAACGTTATTAATGGTGGCGAGCATGCTTCAAACACAATTGATTTTCAAGAATTTATGATTATGCCACTTGGTGCTAAAACTTTTAAAGAAGCAATGCAAATGGCAAATAAAGTTTTTCATACGTTGGCAAAATTATTAAAAAAATCAGGACATGGAACACAAGTTGGGGATGAAGGTGGTTTTGCTCCAAATCTACATACCCACGAAGAAGCGCTAGATTTCTTAGTTAAAGCAATTCAAGAAGCAAATTTCAACCCTGCAACAAAAGGTGAAAAAGCAATTGCAATTTGTTTGGACGCTGCAAGTTCAGAATTATATGACCCAAAAACAAACAAATATGTCTTTAAAAAATTTAAGCAAGCAATTTTAACCAAAAAACCTGGATTTGCAAAATATGCTAAAAGCAAATATGAATTTAGTTCAGATGAATTAGTTAAGTACTACAAAAAATTAGTTAAAAAATATCCAATTATTTCAATCGAAGATTCACATGCTGAAAATGATTGAGACGGGTTTATTAAAATGCAAAAAGAACTTGGATCACAAATTCAATTAGTTGGTGATGATTTGATTGTGACAAATCCAAAATATATCCAAATGGCAATTGACAAAAAAGCAATCAATTCCTCATTAATTAAAATTAATCAAATTGGTTCATTAACTGAAACAATTAAAGCAATTAAAATGTCACAAGAAGCTGGTTTTGTTCCTGTTATTTCACACCGTTCAGGCGAAACTGAAGATACATTTATTGCTGATTTAGCAGTTGCATTCAATACAAATGAAATTAAAACTGGTTCAATGTCAAGAACAGATCGGATTGCTAAATATAATCGTTTATTAAAAATTGAGGATGAATTAAAACAAAAAGGTGTTTTCTTAGGTGAAAAAGCATTCTCAAATTTAAAATAA
- the tig gene encoding trigger factor → MSRKFNDNKTELIIDYTLEGAEWEEALNKTRKILAKDITIPGFRKGKAPLSEAIKRISLVKIFDKTISDNIDDIYRKHITTQITNEDMLADNVRPKFDVVNLSLEKVVFEFIFPLFPKITIGNYKKIQAKLDSLTLSKEELEETKHQLLTNYVVMLDSNEAIKWNDQVNFDFTGYIDNEKFEGGEAEKFDLVIGSNQFIPGFEEKMIGLKKGETKDLHLTFPKEYHAKNLAGKDVIFKVTIHNIKTPNYPEINEQFLQEIKINPLVKTPADFDKYLEITALKNKLQKNKTNFINSAIEEITSNSKVEMSEIIVDQTANGYYRDFLTQIKQRGVSEKEYIEFSKTTKDEILDLYKKEATKNLIKSYIYGKIVDEEKLHISDEEYDKRIKQLADLYGLKEDQIKTFVPFKNFEQEKLADRIFDKLAQLNDPENLKKYHEIQKEVDDYHSEIEKILVAEAKKKSAQEKVNKEK, encoded by the coding sequence ATGTCACGTAAATTTAACGATAATAAAACCGAATTAATTATTGATTATACTCTTGAAGGCGCTGAATGAGAAGAGGCATTAAATAAAACAAGAAAAATCTTAGCAAAAGATATTACTATTCCTGGCTTTAGAAAAGGAAAAGCACCATTATCAGAAGCAATCAAAAGAATTAGTCTAGTAAAAATTTTTGACAAAACTATTTCTGATAATATTGATGATATTTATAGAAAACATATCACTACCCAAATTACCAATGAAGATATGTTGGCAGATAATGTTCGTCCCAAATTTGATGTTGTGAATTTAAGTTTAGAAAAAGTTGTTTTTGAATTTATTTTTCCTTTATTTCCAAAAATTACAATTGGAAATTACAAAAAAATTCAAGCAAAATTAGATTCATTAACTTTAAGCAAAGAAGAATTAGAAGAAACAAAACATCAATTGTTAACAAACTACGTTGTAATGCTTGATTCAAATGAAGCAATCAAATGAAATGACCAAGTTAACTTTGATTTTACTGGTTATATTGACAATGAAAAATTTGAAGGTGGTGAAGCAGAAAAGTTTGATTTGGTAATTGGTTCAAACCAATTTATTCCTGGATTTGAAGAAAAAATGATTGGTTTAAAAAAAGGTGAAACAAAAGATCTTCATTTGACATTCCCAAAAGAATATCATGCTAAAAACTTAGCTGGAAAAGATGTGATTTTCAAAGTTACAATCCACAACATCAAAACCCCAAATTATCCTGAAATTAATGAACAATTTTTACAAGAAATCAAAATCAATCCACTTGTAAAAACTCCAGCAGACTTTGATAAATATTTAGAAATTACTGCTTTAAAAAATAAATTACAAAAAAATAAAACTAATTTCATTAACAGTGCAATTGAAGAAATCACAAGCAATTCAAAAGTTGAAATGTCAGAAATCATTGTTGACCAAACTGCAAATGGATACTACCGTGATTTTTTAACCCAAATTAAACAAAGAGGTGTTTCTGAAAAAGAATATATTGAATTCTCAAAAACAACAAAGGATGAAATTTTAGATTTATACAAAAAAGAAGCAACTAAAAACCTTATTAAATCATATATTTATGGAAAAATTGTTGATGAAGAAAAATTACATATTTCGGATGAAGAATATGACAAAAGAATCAAACAATTAGCGGATTTATATGGTTTAAAAGAGGACCAAATAAAAACTTTTGTTCCATTTAAAAACTTTGAACAAGAAAAACTAGCAGACAGAATTTTTGATAAACTAGCACAACTAAATGATCCTGAAAATCTAAAAAAATACCATGAAATTCAAAAAGAAGTTGATGACTATCATTCTGAAATTGAAAAAATTTTAGTTGCTGAAGCTAAGAAAAAATCCGCTCAAGAAAAAGTAAACAAAGAAAAATAA
- a CDS encoding GIY-YIG nuclease family protein codes for MIDKELIKNISTKPGVYFWKDKDDNIIYVGKAKNLKARMKQYFDPNMKNSYKTQKMLEETSSFETFVFETETEALIFERSCIAKYKPKCNVVLPTQATFPYICVEKNKNNLQISLKNKYKKNPNAIYYGPLVKGKEYKELIKYLIHLLKSKDGLIINKMSEEEVNNAFLKAKKILKFDTDFKNQLQNKIHFWVENMEYLLAKQYKQIYELIYNKQNQQNLVLKTSKDLDVFGFYVTKDKIFISILHYRAANLINKSDFWFNLNSLLEDFISHFIEEYYAKNFIPEHIILPSEYQNLFINEELKKHLVFKNNKIYQNMLDIAYENAKNDLENKIAKLEKDNQLEQTIEKLSKILEHDANKFVIFDNSFMANTNEIVGAAFLYENGKLLKNHSRSFILKKEKGNEADLYYMYQNAYKFLKNNSDLVNIIFVDGGIYQIKSIERALFELEINKPVFGLIKNNKHSFATLINDQNQQIEINDFDVFNFLTKIQFQVDKYAKNWFNKRHFKSIVNNSLENIEGIGKKTINKLLEHFLTYENIYLASQDELEKIVSKKIAKKIKQLT; via the coding sequence ATGATTGACAAAGAATTAATCAAAAATATTTCAACGAAACCAGGGGTTTATTTTTGAAAAGATAAGGATGATAATATCATCTATGTCGGTAAAGCCAAAAATTTAAAAGCACGGATGAAACAATATTTTGATCCGAATATGAAAAACTCATATAAAACCCAAAAAATGCTTGAAGAAACTTCATCATTTGAAACATTTGTTTTTGAAACCGAAACTGAAGCTTTAATTTTTGAGCGAAGTTGCATTGCGAAATACAAACCCAAATGCAATGTTGTTTTACCAACACAAGCAACTTTTCCTTATATTTGTGTTGAAAAAAATAAAAACAATTTACAGATTAGTTTAAAAAATAAATACAAAAAAAATCCCAATGCGATTTATTATGGTCCTTTAGTTAAAGGTAAAGAATATAAAGAATTAATTAAATATCTTATTCATTTATTAAAATCTAAAGATGGATTAATTATTAATAAAATGAGCGAAGAAGAAGTTAATAATGCTTTTTTAAAAGCAAAAAAAATTTTGAAATTTGATACTGATTTTAAAAATCAATTGCAAAATAAAATTCATTTCTGAGTTGAAAATATGGAGTACTTATTAGCAAAACAATACAAACAAATTTATGAATTAATTTATAATAAACAAAATCAACAAAATTTAGTTTTAAAAACATCAAAAGATCTTGATGTTTTTGGTTTTTATGTAACGAAGGATAAAATTTTTATTTCGATTTTGCACTATCGGGCAGCTAATTTAATTAATAAATCTGATTTTTGGTTTAATCTTAATTCCTTATTGGAAGATTTTATTAGTCATTTTATTGAAGAATATTATGCAAAAAACTTTATCCCCGAACATATTATTTTGCCTTCTGAATACCAAAATCTTTTTATTAATGAAGAACTAAAAAAACATCTTGTTTTTAAAAACAATAAGATTTATCAAAATATGTTGGATATTGCTTATGAAAATGCCAAAAATGATCTTGAAAACAAAATTGCAAAATTAGAAAAAGATAATCAACTTGAACAAACGATTGAAAAACTAAGCAAGATTTTAGAACATGATGCAAATAAATTTGTGATTTTTGATAATTCATTTATGGCAAATACAAATGAAATTGTTGGCGCTGCTTTTTTATATGAAAATGGCAAACTTTTAAAAAATCATTCGCGATCATTTATTCTTAAAAAAGAAAAAGGCAATGAAGCTGACTTGTATTATATGTATCAAAATGCTTATAAATTTTTAAAAAATAATAGCGATCTAGTCAATATCATTTTTGTTGATGGTGGGATTTATCAAATTAAAAGTATTGAGAGAGCCTTATTTGAACTAGAAATTAACAAACCAGTTTTTGGTTTAATTAAAAATAATAAACATAGTTTTGCAACCTTAATTAATGACCAGAATCAACAAATTGAAATTAATGACTTTGATGTTTTTAATTTTTTGACAAAAATTCAATTTCAAGTTGATAAATATGCCAAAAATTGGTTTAACAAAAGACATTTTAAGAGTATAGTCAATAATAGCCTTGAAAACATTGAAGGCATTGGCAAAAAAACAATTAATAAATTATTAGAACATTTTTTGACATATGAAAATATTTATTTAGCTTCACAAGATGAACTAGAAAAAATTGTTTCAAAAAAAATTGCAAAAAAAATCAAACAATTAACTTAA
- a CDS encoding FMN-dependent NADH-azoreductase — protein sequence MAKVLVLYSSPLNKGKSISCFATKKFIEEYKKNNPDDEIKELNLNDLEMARTGMNANNFSNFFDEEFSNKYIEMLKSIDKLVISAPMINFNVPSVLKTFIDRVAVANKTFSYKYSKKGGAIGLLDHLKVQIIATQGAPLGWYLWANHISYLEGVWDFLGAKIAKSILIDGTKVEPFISLTNEEIIAQKADLIKKAAADF from the coding sequence ATGGCAAAAGTTTTGGTTTTATATTCTTCACCATTAAATAAAGGCAAATCAATTTCTTGTTTTGCAACAAAAAAATTTATTGAAGAATATAAAAAAAATAATCCAGATGATGAAATTAAAGAATTAAATTTAAATGATTTAGAAATGGCACGAACTGGGATGAATGCGAACAATTTCAGTAACTTTTTTGATGAAGAATTTTCAAACAAATACATTGAAATGTTAAAAAGCATTGATAAGCTAGTTATTTCAGCACCAATGATCAATTTTAATGTACCCTCTGTTTTAAAAACATTTATTGATCGTGTTGCGGTTGCGAATAAAACATTTAGCTATAAATATTCAAAAAAAGGTGGAGCAATTGGATTATTAGATCATTTAAAAGTACAAATTATTGCAACACAAGGTGCTCCGCTTGGTTGATATTTATGAGCCAATCATATTTCATATTTAGAAGGAGTTTGAGATTTCTTAGGTGCAAAAATTGCAAAAAGTATTTTAATTGATGGCACAAAAGTTGAACCTTTTATTAGTTTGACCAATGAAGAAATCATTGCTCAAAAAGCAGATTTAATTAAAAAAGCTGCAGCTGATTTTTAA
- the rplA gene encoding 50S ribosomal protein L1: MTKRITKNAKVLKNLVNKKDVYSLVDAINLAKKASFAKFDESLDIAIKLNLDTRKSDQQLRGAVVLPNGTGKTVKVLVATDEVSAQKAALEAGADLVYSSAELPEVLNQDKYDFDVIVADPKMMLVLGKYGKKLGPKGLMPNPKTGTVTTNPAKAVEELKKGKANYRADKGGIIHASIGKKSMTTEALVQNAETLIHTIKRLKPQAVKGAYVLNIVVSTSMGAAVKVKID; encoded by the coding sequence ATGACTAAAAGAATTACCAAAAATGCAAAAGTTTTAAAAAACTTAGTTAATAAAAAAGATGTTTATTCATTAGTTGATGCAATTAATTTAGCAAAAAAAGCATCATTTGCAAAATTTGATGAATCATTAGATATTGCAATTAAATTAAACTTGGATACAAGAAAATCTGACCAACAATTAAGAGGGGCTGTTGTTTTACCAAATGGAACTGGAAAAACTGTGAAAGTTTTAGTTGCAACTGATGAAGTTTCAGCTCAAAAAGCTGCTTTAGAAGCTGGTGCTGATTTAGTTTATTCATCAGCTGAATTACCTGAAGTTTTAAACCAAGACAAATATGATTTTGATGTGATTGTTGCTGATCCAAAAATGATGTTAGTTTTAGGTAAATATGGTAAAAAACTAGGTCCTAAAGGTTTAATGCCAAACCCAAAAACTGGAACAGTTACAACTAATCCAGCTAAAGCTGTTGAAGAACTTAAAAAAGGGAAAGCTAACTACCGTGCTGATAAAGGTGGAATTATTCATGCCTCAATTGGTAAAAAATCAATGACCACTGAAGCATTAGTCCAAAATGCTGAAACCTTAATTCATACAATTAAAAGATTAAAACCACAAGCAGTTAAAGGAGCATATGTTTTAAACATTGTTGTTTCAACCTCAATGGGTGCTGCTGTTAAAGTTAAAATCGACTAA